The following is a genomic window from Deltaproteobacteria bacterium.
GCGAGCGCGAGATCGGGGCCCGCACCGCATCAAACGTGGCTTTGACATCGGCGGCGGTCACCGGGGAGCCGTCGTGGAAGCGAAAACCATCGCGCAGGTGGAACTCGAAAGTAAGCGGATCGGGATTCGTCCAGTCGCCCGCGAGATGAGCGAAGTACCGTCCCTGTTCGTCAGTGCGCGTCAGCCCATCGAACAGGAGATCGCCGATCTGGCTGCCGAGCGCATCGGTGGCGTAACGCGGGTCCAGGGTCACCGGCCCGTTTTCTATGGCCACGACCGCGTACCCGGGGCGCGGCGGGTCATCGGCCGTAGTGCATCCCGGAATCAGGGCTAGGCAAAAGCCTGCCGATGCCAACACAATAATTGACAGTCCCGAAAAGGCTCTGCTAGCGTGAGTCATAAAGACGCGAGCGGGCGCGCGGGGGCGGGGCCGCATAACCAATCGCGGCGGCGGAGGACAACGGTGAGTGCACGGGCGTATCGGATCACAGCTGGCTTGGTGATCACGCTCGTGATCGCTGCCGCAACCCCGGCCCCGTCCACCGAGCCACCCGCGACCGAGCCTAATCACAGCCAGACGGCGCTGCCCGCCCCGGCCCAGCTGCGACCGCAGGTCGAGTTCTGGAAGAGCATCTTCGCCACCTACGGCAAGCATCAGGTCGTGGTGCACGACGCACTCTACCTAGACCGGGTGTACACGGTGTTGGATTTCGGCCCGCTGGCACAGGCCGGGGCCAGCGACGCCGAGAGCGAGTTGCTCCGGCGGCGCGGTGCCGAAAACGAAATCGCCAAGGTACGTGCGATTCTCACGCGACTGCATCAGCTCGGTCCGAATCCGCAAGAGCTCTCCACCGAGGAGCGGAAAATATGGGCGCTGTTTCGGCAAGTCAAGGAACGCGATCGCTTCCTAAAGGCCGCGGCGCCCGAGCGCGTGCGTACCCAGACCGGGTTGCGCGAGCGCTTCGCCCGCGGCCTGGAGGTGGGGGCGCGCTACTGGCCGGAGATTGAGCGCATCTTCCGCGAGGAAGGCGTGCCCCGCGAGCTGACTCGGCTGCCACTGGTGGAGTCGTGCTTCGACGTTCGGGCCTATTCGAAGGCGGGTGCAGCCGGGGTGTGGCAGTTCATGCCCACCACGGGCCGGCGCTTCATGCGCATCGACGACGCGGTCGACGAACGGCGCGACCCGGTTATCGCCGCGCGCGCAGCCGCGCGTTACCTGCGCGCCGACTTCGAGGCCCTGGGCTCCTGGCCGCTGGCAATCACGGCATACAACCACGGCCGCGCCGGCATCGCGCGTGCCGTGAGAACGGTGAATTCGCCGGACATCGCGGATGTCGTCCGTAAGTACCACGGGCCGGCCTTCAAGTTCGCCTCGCGTAATTTCTACGCTGAGTTCCTAGCCGCCCTGGAGGTGGAACGTAACGCTGCCGGGTACTTCGGCGATCTCAACTACGAGCCGCCGCTGGCCGTTGCCTCAGTTCGAGTGCCCGACTACGTCAAGCTGCACACGCTGGCCGGTTGCGCCGGCGGCTCAGTTGCGACGCTCGCCGACCTCAACCCCGCGCTCAGCCG
Proteins encoded in this region:
- a CDS encoding transglycosylase SLT domain-containing protein, translating into MSARAYRITAGLVITLVIAAATPAPSTEPPATEPNHSQTALPAPAQLRPQVEFWKSIFATYGKHQVVVHDALYLDRVYTVLDFGPLAQAGASDAESELLRRRGAENEIAKVRAILTRLHQLGPNPQELSTEERKIWALFRQVKERDRFLKAAAPERVRTQTGLRERFARGLEVGARYWPEIERIFREEGVPRELTRLPLVESCFDVRAYSKAGAAGVWQFMPTTGRRFMRIDDAVDERRDPVIAARAAARYLRADFEALGSWPLAITAYNHGRAGIARAVRTVNSPDIADVVRKYHGPAFKFASRNFYAEFLAALEVERNAAGYFGDLNYEPPLAVASVRVPDYVKLHTLAGCAGGSVATLADLNPALSREVVEGKLSVPRGYMLRIPAGSQARFEQQYAALPPQLKSAGQAKTYVVHRVQRGQTLLAIARQYGTTVAAIQKRNKLGRSAVIRAGQALQIPRG